A region of Rhodamnia argentea isolate NSW1041297 chromosome 9, ASM2092103v1, whole genome shotgun sequence DNA encodes the following proteins:
- the LOC115756035 gene encoding berberine bridge enzyme-like 15: protein MKMQNFTMHLRLACVLLFSAPLVAFATSTPMNFLQCLSLHSENATSIFNLVYTPINSSYSSVLDITIQNLRFLTPFAPKPLLIVTPLRVSHIQAAIICSRRYGLQIRIRSGGHDYEGLSYLSEVPFIMVDMVNLRSITVDAEDETAWVQSGATLGELYYRIAEKSKALGFPAGVCPTIGVGGHFSGGGYGTMMRKYGLAADNVIDAQLVDVQGQLLDRESMGEDLFWAIRGGGGGSFGVVVSWKVKLVPVPPTVTVFTLVRTLEQHATKLLIQWQLLGNKLPDDLFIRVILQSLNSGPNGTRTMQASFNTLYLGGVDALLDVTRSSFPELNLTREDCTEMSWIESVLYFAGFSGEPLEILLNKSSNTKVFFKHKSDYVREPIPESGLEGMWERFFEEDEGVPLMIWNHYGGKMGEISESALPFPHRAGVLYKIQHLTSWTDAEGGNEAAPKHVSWIRSFYSYMAQYVSKSPREAYINYRDLDIGTNNVIGNTDYKQASVWGKKYFKNNFDRLVHVKTTVDPGNFFRHEQSIPPFSF, encoded by the coding sequence atgaaGATGCAAAACTTCACTATGCATCTTCGCTTGGCATGTGTCCTCCTCTTTTCAGCTCCTCTGGTAGCTTTTGCTACGAGCACTCCCATGAATTTCCTGCAATGCCTCTCTCTTCACTCCGAGAACGCAACCTCCATCTTCAATCTCGTTTATACTCCAATCAACTCTTCGTATTCTTCTGTCTTGGACATTACCATACAGAACCTGCGCTTCTTGACTCCTTTCGCTCCCAAACCTTTACTCATCGTGACACCGCTCCGTGTCTCCCACATCCAAGCCGCCATCATCTGCTCCCGGCGTTACGGACtccaaataaggatccgaagcGGTGGTCACGACTACGAGGGCCTTTCCTACTTGTCTGAAGTCCCGTTCATCATGGTTGACATGGTGAATCTCCGATCGATCACTGTAGATGCGGAGGACGAAACAGCGTGGGTCCAATCGGGCGCAACGTTGGGCGAGCTTTACTATAGGATCGCTGAGAAGAGCAAAGCCCTCGGCTTTCCGGCTGGCGTCTGCCCCACGATCGGTGTTGGCGGTCACTTCAGTGGTGGAGGCTATGGCACGATGATGCGCAAATATGGCCTCGCAGCCGATAACGTAATCGATGCCCAGTTGGTCGACGTGCAAGGGCAGCTCCTTGATAGAGAATCCATGGGGGAAGATCTCTTTTGGGCGATCCGAGGCGGAGGAGGCGGCAGCTTCGGTGTGGTAGTGTCCTGGAAAGTCAAGCTCGTCCCGGTGCCACCAACCGTCACCGTGTTCACGCTCGTGAGGACGTTGGAGCAACACGCGACGAAGCTCTTGATTCAATGGCAACTTCTCGGGAACAAGCTCCCCGACGACCTATTCATCCGGGTGATCTTGCAGAGCCTCAACTCTGGCCCCAACGGGACGAGGACGATGCAAGCGTCGTTCAACACCCTTTACCTCGGTGGTGTCGACGCGCTCCTCGACGTGACGAGGAGCAGCTTCCCGGAGCTCAACCTCACGAGAGAGGACTGCACCGAGATGAGCTGGATTGAGTCGGTCCTCTACTTCGCAGGGTTCAGCGGAGAGCCCTTGGAAATCTTGCTCAACAAGAGCTCCAACACCAAAGTATTCTTTAAGCACAAATCGGATTACGTGAGGGAGCCAATCCCGGAGAGTGGCTTAGAGGGGATGTGGGAGAGGTTCTTTGAGGAAGATGAAGGGGTGCCTCTTATGATTTGGAACCACTATGGCGGGAAAATGGGTGAAATTTCCGAATCTGCCCTTCCCTTCCCTCACAGAGCTGGGGTTTTGTACAAGATCCAGCACCTTACGTCATGGACAGATGCCGAGGGAGGCAACGAGGCTGCTCCAAAGCACGTGAGTTGGATACGAAGCTTCTATAGTTATATGGCGCAGTACGTGTCGAAATCGCCTCGGGAAGCTTATATCAACTACAGAGATCTCGACATAGGAACGAACAACGTGATAGGCAACACGGATTACAAGCAAGCAAGCGTTTGGGGAAAGAAGTACTTCAAGAACAACTTCGACAGGTTGGTGCATGTGAAGACCACCGTCGATCCGGGCAACTTTTTCCGGCATGAGCAAAGTATTCCTCcgttttcattttaa